gagttaaaggtagtgtctcaaatttgatactgggaagatgactaccatctaaggcaaacatgggcgtaggcttgtctaacggtctgaaaggaatgttatgtttccgaacccatgcttcgtccatgaaacaaccctcagccccagagtcaatcaaggcactgcatgtaggaaccggtccagcgtagatggaccgacatagtagtacaagatctagatgaagaggactgagtagtagcgctcaccagtagccctccgcttactgatgggctctggcctcttactggacatgaattaacaaaatgtccagcaactccgcaatagaggcacaggcggtttgtgatcctccgttccctctccttattcgagatgaatccctcccagctgcatgggctcagtctcaaagccagaggagggagatggttgcgatgcggagcagggaaacaccgttgatgcgagctctcttccacgagcccggtgacgaagatctacccgtcgttctatgcggatggcagcaatcaaagagtccacatctgaaggaacctcccgggagagaatctcatccttaaccactgcgtggagtccctccagaaaacgaagCGAGCAGCGCcaggctcgttccactcactagaggcagcagagtgcgaaactcaatggaataatccgttatggaccgttcaccttggcataaggaagccagggccctagaagcctcccaccaaaaactgaacggtcaaaaacccgaatcatctcctctttaaagttctggaatttgatagagcaatcagcccttgcctcccagatagctgtgccccattctcgagcccggccagtaaggagtgaaatgacgtaagcaacccgagctctctctctagagtatgtgttgggttggagagagaacacaatctcacactgcgtgagaaaggagcggcactcagtgggctgcccggagtagcaaggtgggttattaaccctaggttctggaggctcggcaggccaggaagtaacaggtggcacgagacgtagactctggaactgtccagaggtcggaaacctgagcggccaggttctccacggcatggcgagcagcggacaaagcatggctccttggatctcgacggcagtgtaacgagcgtctgaagtcgctgggtccattccttggtcggttccttctgtcatgcaggtgaacgaggacccaaacgcgacttaacagaaacagagtttattaatgttcaaaacggaataacagaaatcctctagattgtagagggaaaacaactggagaagcggccacagactgcaggtcgtcgggtaggcgcaggccgtagtcgactgagacacctgctcacacgcagcgtctgatgaaggcacaaaacacgacaggacagggtgatacacaatcacggcaaaaacacgacaggacagggcgaaacgcaatcacagcatggtgaatacaatacaaggaaccgacggcacaggaacggatcacaaaggaataaatagggactctaatcaggggaaaggatcgggaacaggtgtgggaagactaaatgatgattaggggaataggaacagctgggagcaggaacggaacgatagagagaagagagagcgagagagtgagagagggagggggagagagagggataggagggaaagaaccaaataagaccagcagagggaaacgaatagcatggggagcacagggacaagacatgataataaatgacaaacatgacaggaacGGTCGTtatgacactaacagcttacagacggtaggcaattaaggtcacagtttagaaaacttaggacactaaagaggcctttctacagactctgaaaaacaccaaaagaaagatgcccaggttccctgctcatctgcgtgaacgtgccataggcatgctgcaaggaggcatgagtactgcagatgtggccagggtaataaattgcaatgtccgtactgtaagacacctaagacagcgctacagggagataggacggacagctgatcgccctcgcagtggcagaccacgtgtaacaacatctgcacaggatcggtacatccaaacatcacacctgcgggacaggtaaaggatggcaacaacaacttcccGAGTTACACCAAGAaccgcacaatccctccatcagtgctcacattgtccgcaataggctgagagtggctggactgagggcttgtaggcctgtgtaaggcaggtcctcaccagatatcaccgggaaacaacgtcgcctatgggcacaaacccaccgtcgctggaccagacaggactggcaaaaagtgctcttcactgacgagtcgcagtttgtctcaccagtggtgatggtcggattccCGTTTAtcttcgaaggaatgagcgttacacagaggcctgtactctggagtgggatcgatttggaagtggagggtccgtcatggtctggggcagagtgtcacagcatcatcggactgaggttgttgtcattgcagccaatctcaacgctgtgcgttacagggaagacatactcctccctcatgtggtatccttcctgcaagctcatcctgacatgaccctccaacatgacaatgcAACCAGCCATACTGttagttctgtgtgtgatttcctgcaagacaggaatgtcagtgttcagccatggccagcgaagagcccagatctcaatcccattgagcacgacTGGGACTTGTTgtatcggagggtgagggctagggacaTTCCCCCCAGacatgtctgggaacttgcaggtgccttggtggaagagtggggtaacatctcacaacaagaactggcaaatctggtgcagtccatgaggaggagatgcactgcagtacttaatgcaacaCACTATACTgattgttacttttgattttgaccccccctttgttcagggacacatttttccaatttctgttagtcacatgtctgtggaacttgtttagtttatgtctcagttgttgaatcttgttatgttcatacaaatatttacacatgttaagtttgctgaaaataaactcagttgacagtgagaggacatttatttttttgctgagtttatatatatacacacatttgcTACAATTACAAAAAAATCTGTTattactttgtcattgtgggctattatgtgtagattgatgaggaaaatgtgatttaatacattttagaataaggctgtaatgtaacaagatgtggaaaaggggaaggggtctgaatactttcccgaatgcactgtatatttattAATTCCATGATtgtacttttagatgtgtgtatttttgtgaattgttagatgcACTGCACTGCTagaactaggaacacaagcatttcgctacacccgcaataacatctgctaaatatgtgtatgtgaccaataactttTTATTTTCCTTTCTTTTATTTCAAAACAAAATCTTAAAACTAATAGAAATAAAAACGAATATAAAAACACAAAACCATAAAGTCTTTAGTAAACATATGACATATCATTTATTTGGTTGTGctgccttgagcaaggcactgtaAAATGACACATTTCACTGCTCCTAGCTGGTGTGTGACAATCAAACATCAGGTTTGACTGTATGTTGACCTTTGAGTCACCATTGTTGACACAAGAGGATGGTAGCATAGCATACACCTGTAAAACCCCTTTCAAGCAAAATGTGTGCAAACAGaatcccttcctccccctcttttgctacctctctctaacacacacacctgtaatgagagtgtgtacatatatatatatatatatatatgttatttatTCTTTTTAAATTACTATGCTCATGGTAGATATGTTACCATGGTAAATTGGTTTAACCCCAGTGTTGGAGAGTCATGGAGTTCAACTAGTAACTTACCTCCATTTTCAAGTAGTAGTAGTTGAACTCAATTCAAAGCTTGGCAGCGTTTTCAATAGTTAATTCCTTTTTTTGCCGTGAAgaggtgtagctaactactggaactacatacTACTTTTTGCTAAAGGAAAATAAAATGTGGGTGAAGTAGGCAATCCTTTTCCTAAACGGCatcagacctgcctaattctcaTTTTTGTGTTTAATTTGGCTAAATAACGGAATGATCTGTCGTGCATTTTGTAGTCtgtgacatttcagatttagataTGAGGCTTTTTCATGAAatagtttggatgtagtgaactacttgttcaaagtaactttagttaaTTAAAATGATATACATTTTTTAAGGGTAGCTTTAGTGTACCTTAACTTCTACTTAAGTCATTTCTCTGTAAACTATGTTTtaagagtagcttccccaacaccaTTTAACCTTACCAATACTACCAGATCCAAATGTTTATCACAGACACCATCACATTGGGAGCAGCAGCTATTCATGGAAAACTTTGAACCTTGGCGTTAACAGCTCATAATTGTGACTGAAAGATGAATACAGGGATCCATTATTATTGTATAGttattaaaattattattatcaGTTTGTAAAATAAGCCCCCTTTACTTTTTGGGCCTTAAACTGGTGCTTGACCTCATGCCTATATATGCGctatacatgtgtatatatgtcTCAAATTGAATTTAGTTATGAGGTATAGAGCCATGGAATTAATGTACAAGATATTTTCATCTTCATATTCACAAGTGATTGTGGTTCGCCTCCCTTATGGACAAGCCAACATAATAAAATCATTTTAATAATGTTTTTTAAACATGAAAAACTGAATGTTCATTTCCTTGTTTGTGCATCTTCGTGTAATAAAGTTTTCTATTGGTAGTTAAGTCCCTACTCTTAGTGGCTGTAAAGTATATGGCCATGTCAATCACCTGTCCTGAAACTGTATATAATTATGTTCCTTGCCAGTACCTTCCCTCAGTTCTCCACCTGCCGCCACCGAGGATTCCTGCCTCTTCTTCTGAACAGTACTATCATTCAGCTCAACTACATCATACCGGTGAGATTTATTTCACAATAAGTTATCACATGGCTGGAAATCCTGTTTGTAGGTGAAGTAATAACTATAGAAACTGTTTTGACAAGGATTTTTCACGAGTCAGGTTTGATCATGTTTTCATGACAAATATGAATGAATTCTCCATGGGAGAATTCTCCACATATTTTGCTTAGGCTCCTGGCAGCTTCTCTTGCATGGTGCAGAGAACTGAGAACACGGTAATGGTACCCCAATGTAGAGACCATTTAGGAACAGAACAGCTAAGAGCCATTGTTTAGGTCGTACTTAACGATGACCTGTGCCATGTGGGACCACCCACACGTAGAATAGTGTATCTTCCATAGAGAGACCATGGCTGCTAAATCCACAACCAGGGAGCTACCATCCATCAGACTTCCAGACGGGCCTCTGCGACGTCTTCAGTGACTGTGGGACATGTAAGAGGACAGAAATTCCTATTTAACTAAGAGCGGCTGTATATCTTTTGTGCGTCCAGGATTTTTTCTTCATTTCATCCATGACTGAGCTCGCAGAAtgtactttaaaaaaacatttgctttctccttctctcctggaCTGAGAGGAAGATGCAGTATAATGTACTTCTACcgtactttctctctctctctctctctctctctctctctctctctctctctctctctctctctctctttctctctctctctctctctctctctctctctctctctctctctctctctctctctctcaggttgttATGGTTGGTGGTGCTTCCCTTGTCTGAGCTGTTCTATCGCCAGTGATATGGATGAGTGTTGTCTGTGTGGGCCAACCATGGCCATGCGCGCCATGTACCGTACCAGATACAACATTAAGGCGAGTTCCTTTCCTATACTGCAGCAATATAGTTATACGAGGCTCTATAACTGTTGCTCGGTCACGTGAAACATTCTAACCAGAGGGACAGGCTCAGATGTCTGAGGCTCTCCTTGCCTCTCTGCTGCACTAACTGTCTTGTTCGGTTTGGTGTCCAGGGCTCCTTGTTTGGGGACTTCTGTTCCATCTTGTGGTGTAGGGTCTGCTCTACCTGTCAGCTGAAGAGAGACATAGATCTGAGGAAGGAGCAGGGGATCTTCTGAGCTCAGGTACAAGCACGATTCTGTCCACGTTTCACAGCATAGCTACTTATTTTCCGATAGGAACGatctcacccacccacacacctgAGGGCATCTTTTAAACCTTTGTGCTACAGCCAAATAGCTTATTTATTACATGGTCCCTTGCACACATCAGCGGGCACTGAAAGAGCTGCTCAAATTGCAGtagtaggggtggcagggtagcctagtggttagagtgttggactagtaaccaaaaggttgcaagttcaaatcccagagctgacaaatctgtcgttctgcccctgaacaaggcagttaacccactgttcctaggccgtcattgaaaataagaatttgttcttaactgacttgcctagttaaataaaggtcaaatgaaTCAATTAAAATAAGAGACTGGTGTAAATGATGCCTTGCCTCGAATTGATGGGAGTGCTGTCGAAACTGTAGTGAGGCCATAATGCTCATTGGACCTACTTGCCCCTTCAACCTTATGTAAGCGTAACACATTGAGTCATTTGTGGCATGGTTCATACAGTAGAGTAGGTGAAGCGTTTTAAAGACAAGATGTACAAGCGTTTACTGCTATTCATGTCTCTTTTCCTCTAGATGGCGCCAGATGCCTGAAGAAAAAGATTTGAGCTCCACTTCCAGTCTTCTGAATTCGTTTTTGCTTTTGAGACCAAGAAACAGAAAGCAATACATGTCCGGTATTCTTTTTACCAAACATAATTTGTCAATATAAATTCTATTAAAACGCTCCAATGCTAAAATAGTAGGACATGTATTGTGGCTTGATTATTCAGAAATTCCTAGAAATTGCACATCAtcagtcaaatatatatattctctcttaTTTTTTTTGTTTCTCCCCCTTTACTGCTGGTATAGACCACTACTATGTTACATTATAatgaatcaaataaaaaaatattgtacACAAAACAAGTAAAAGATCATCTGAGCAGCAATATAACACAAGTCAGTTAATAATTTCTGACACACCTCAGGGTGAAGCACTATACACATGTATTGTTTAACCTGGTCATTAAACTTTAGACCTAGCAGTTACCCATGTTTTGCAATAGAGATAAAGGCAGTGACAAACCACAAGTCCATTGGAGATTATGGCAGGTAGATTAATCATGTAATTGTCAAACGGAGCCCTGACATACAGGAAGTGTTCCCCTCTGTTGTGTGTGATATGCTCATTTATGATACCTGATAAATACACAACCGCTTGGATATCTGTGGTGATACTGTTTGAGATTTTGTGTGTCACTGTCAATAGAGCAGAAGGGGGACTTTGGCCAGACATGAGGTCAGGTCATTGATGAACTGATTTCCCAAACACTGATAAGAGTATATAGACATTTATTACCAAGAGAATCACTCACCATTACCAGGAGAATCACTCACCACTACCAGGAGAAATACTCACCATTACCAGGCGAATCACTCACCATTACCAGGAGAAATACTCACCATTACCAGGCGAATCACTCACCATTACCAGGAGAAATACTCACCATTACCAGGCGAATCACTCAAAATTACCAGGGGAAATACTCACCATTACCAGGAGAATCACTCACCATTACCAGGCGAATCACTCACCATTACTATGAGAATCACTCACCATTACCAGGAGAAATACTCACCATTACCAGGCGAATCACTCACCATTACTATGAGAATCACTCACCATTACCAGGAGAAATACTCACCATTACCAGGAGAAATACTCACCATTACCAGGAGAATTATTCACCATAGCCGACGACTGCAGTTGTCAATATGCCTGGTAAAACCTACTTTTCTCCTTCTTCTCATCTCATCCTGCCTCTCAAGTAAGCATACCTCTTTACCattgaaatgtaaatgtatgtattgtAAATGTGTCACTTTATCAACGTCAATGTTTTGTCCATCAGATgtgcagagggggggggggggtaatgtatCCAATTCTAGAAATTTTGATAAGAAGAGTTGAATCAACTACTTTTTCTTATGCAACTAAACAAATCGGCCAATTTAAACAAATTAAAACTCTGGGAGGAAAGACTCACAACATGCAACTTCTCATCATGTGCTACAACTACCAGCTGCCTGGCTGTCCCTTGTAGGTTCTAGCATATTGGACAGAGCTGTGAGTGACAACATGCAACTTCTCATCATGTGCTACAACTACCAGCTGCCTGGCTGTCCCTTGTAGGTTCCAGCATATTGGACAGAGTTGTGAGTGGATCCAATGGTGTCACTTACACCAATGAGTTGTTATACAGTGAAACAGGCTATTTGGATCTGGATTATAGGGGGACTGTGTATAGAAAATGCATGGCTAAATCTGGTTATGTAAAGCATTGTTATTAATTACTATTGCAATTTATCATCCATAAACTATTTGAGTTTCTGTATCACGCTGTAGTCTAATCCAACTGGCACAATGTCGTTCATACTGACGGGGTTTAAGTAAATTGTGATTCAAATGTTCTCTTTCAGAGAAACCAGGGGGAAGACACTAAGTGTCAAATGTGGACCTTGCTGAAGAAGTCGGAATTTGCAACTTCAACCGGATAAAACATAGCTGGAACACAAATTGTGATGAAAAAGAGCAGATTATgcagaatatatatattatatatatataaaaaaatttaACACAAACTTTTCTTTCAACTTTTATTTAATCTCTTTCTTGATGTTGCACCCAGGGCTGACAAAATGTCTCCAAACAGAATGTAACAAGATCCTTGCACAAGAGCACACAGCAACAAATAAAGAGTGTCAGTAGGAATTGCCCGTGTGTCTTTCACATTTCAACCTGAATAACAAACACCTTCACTGTGGGACACCAGTGTCTGAATCAAAGTATACACGAGATGGCAACAACTGGTAACTCGATGAGCCAATGGATTCAAGCATCCATTAATTAGTCCTAGAAAGATGAATGGTAACCTCCAAGCATAATAAACAGTAGAGAAACATGCTGGAGAACCACCAGATTGGAACTTGTctccggggagagagagacagacgggacaCTCGGCGAAGCTCTATCAGCCCATGCCAAAAAAAAACATCTGGATCTGGCTTCAACTGAACAATTTGGAGTTTGCAGTCCACAGTAGAGTACGGCGATGTACAATCTTGCATACCTTTGCCCAGCCACCCAGCCAAAACCTCTAGGGGAAACAATTGGGGGCttaatccaaaatggcaccctccatagggaatagggagatgGGGTGCCCCGGTGTGGGTGATGTGTTCCATGCCAGGGGGTGTCAGTCAGTCTACTGGGTCATTTGAGCCTCTATGGCCTGGGCTGTCCACTCAGGAGCAGCCGCAGTGATCTTCTCCAGCAGGTTGTTCACCTGGAAACACAGAGACTGGATCTGCTTGTCCCAGGTGGGCAGGGGCTCCCGTGCTGAAAGACCgagcaagagagggggagggaaagagcgagagagagttaaGTATCTTATGTAAAAAAGGAATAATGCTGAGAAAAAAAAATCGGACACTGAAAAAGACGAAGTCCTTCCAAAAAAGCAAGCCTAGGATTATAGTCGCTCCAGATAGGAGCCACGGGAACCAGGTCCTAACCTAGAGAGGGAGGCATCTCATCCTCCTAGAGCCGACTGGGCAGCGGGCATAGCCGGAGACTTCTTTCAATAGAGGAGTCTGGGCACAGCTAACTACTCACTCTCAAAGTGGACGATTCCATCGATCTGGTCTATGAAGCCGTTCATGCGTCCCTCAGTGATCATCTGGGAGGCGATCTTCTCAGCctgggggacagggacagagagggacagctcACTGGCATCTCCATGCACACTCACACTACTGCACAGGAACACGGCAACAACGAGTTAATACAAAGGCCCCGGGCCAGAAACACACCCTAGCCCCTTGCCTCTAGCCTTGGTGGACTGCTAGCCATATTGCTTAGCGTACAATCCTCTCAGATCCCCATGAAGTGGCTAGGGGGTAGGGGTTGTTTTTGGACTGGGCCAGTGAAAGACGATCAAATTCATTCCAGGCCAATAGGAGTATGAAGTGGTGTTAGTCTGTGCTCATAACTAATGGTATGCATTACCTATAAATTACAATGTATTTTGGTCTCACCCAGCCCAATGGAGAAATGTAGTGTAGCGTCTCACTCCCGTTATAATTCACTAACTCGATCCCACTGTTCTATTTAATATCTACACTGGAAGTCCACTGTAGCAAGACATGCAGTTCATGTTCTTTCaatgatatacacacacacacacacatatatagatacatacacatacatacacatatatatatcacAGATTTACTCCTTTTCTGAATGTGGTAGCCTAGTCCATTTACACATAAACCAATGAGTAGTTCACACAACTCTACAAGCCTTTCAATTCAGCAGTTGAAAAAGGGGGAGAATGGGGACAGAAACAGTTGTAGCAACACATACCTAGGGATATAAGATATGCCTGTAATGGACGACTGGGTAACAACAAGAACCCAAATATACAACAGAGAGGGGAACTCAGATTG
The sequence above is drawn from the Oncorhynchus gorbuscha isolate QuinsamMale2020 ecotype Even-year linkage group LG11, OgorEven_v1.0, whole genome shotgun sequence genome and encodes:
- the plac8.2 gene encoding placenta associated 8, tandem duplicate 2, producing the protein MSITCPETVYNYVPCQYLPSVLHLPPPRIPASSSEQYYHSAQLHHTERPWLLNPQPGSYHPSDFQTGLCDVFSDCGTCCYGWWCFPCLSCSIASDMDECCLCGPTMAMRAMYRTRYNIKGSLFGDFCSILWCRVCSTCQLKRDIDLRKEQGIF